Proteins encoded together in one Columba livia isolate bColLiv1 breed racing homer chromosome 3, bColLiv1.pat.W.v2, whole genome shotgun sequence window:
- the AKAP12 gene encoding A-kinase anchor protein 12 isoform X4: MQLQLLCVGQTEHSSVTLKEEAETMETSPSAASTKDGVDAEKDDDEDANTVKQLPSLEEDAENLDQASEPQSYDLGFKKVFKFVGFRFTVKKEKTGKSEPVQLLTVKKETQVLEGAGDEKEVSSEETAMPKDAHCAEDNTEDTLKNEQTEHESPKTPETNEICSESAALATDTASPLRRFFTQGWSAFRKKKSFRKPKEDELQSPTQEEEQEKEGSTLTAETSEKEEKSEFEKQDEEKNMTAVTTEVHETEQTDGEKQESEKTVAVIGAEACEKEEFIRHNETGQKDDVAAAVAKESAMEKKAEEGGQEGNLVEVSEDLGQKEEKTEEGGKESEVTEKPLKTKSVVPVITDSVNGELKTFSEVLPVGEKPESTGVKCETEDRNEIASEEKLEAGSLAIEISSEQLKKSEEGEGNKPSPLGKETCDEKAEEAELKISPTSEDITGKLDTQGEAQDRTTEKKASKEHETKLTLDAPALKSFSTSECSVDAEDDQRTIKPIDEGLQGKTGIVLTDTVKPDEITTEITPEEAAGKRPPEGIINEAELLSSQEKTRPQGSPLKKLFTGTGLKKLSGKKQKGKREESKLGEQGEPIQHLSDSPDSPEEQKGESSASSPDEMNEIPSLEKSADGMQVTENEEASTSDVERKRESVTAWASFKKMVTPKKRVRRPSESDKEEEIDKTKDAAVSATENAVDEKQGEFKENGMDQKPEKATEEPKRKVDTSVSWEAFICVGSSKKRARRKSSSSDEETEHKLAQESQKVEEPGQTKETVTDAILTSSQESDQGQGNSSPEQAGSPSEGEGISTWESFKRLVTPRRKSKTRMEERTEDSVVGSSLEHSTSDGEPGKDESWVPFRKLMPRRRKKKSDGKPEPNNLKQTREDMAETAEEDSDIPAVVPLSEYEAAEQEKMEAQQTKDAEVMRERTSEEERAEKLEESLRIEQGHEGLVHVVTVTVVEGERAVSSIEERSPSWISAALTECIEQAKEEEEKETEITFESDVLVEEAVVAAKTEPEMRKDQSDDTTASELELTSEAVTALEETAEASCAEGTMEVSFAEETTEMVSAVSQLLETPDTTEEVTPVQEVEATEQNLKELDKQTQKVLQEVAERVKSADAAQLVSERTMTKTVITTVEGIESEVKDDAKDGQVVGQATVLLDQSLKTEEHKDDLQALGSAGSIQDQTGLEGSVLPEASERIELSASTKESTEGCENVDVSRDESQCQTCEEPVVDDHEEISEAQRTVEEPSSEDRDPQIVKAVTPEEEPFPKQEASEQEKLPITDFAVDETRDECIPDVHTAVQDKMEDETSTLGLPPEEPVQLEGQDKTLMMGPECTEAAVTVVPMKPERQDEIPDLDSQEQTCTKGAPGKAPAQIEEKEDDTVLLGEESTKVAVTEVPLQNEVKTFALPSETTGSEAAADAEQNVRDGDGRQIKAKDPVPFVEPQCREKTTEIPSQSDETEGGKMEDAVPKPETHLERGTPVTEAPLQIEADSVSNVSARPDLPENGSTILTDTIPKKCETLSSLAEEETVEKEEKLLETSTCQDFQKEDNKNEHLMERAKEVFESGKGEAVRGAECSSAVQQEVLTVQEEGSDSTFPQAKSLEALTVPVPAAAAADEEHIMAESVTPADTTSETVQPLATTAEQMASEGVPVAAVDFSGCGTAELGSAGTPEPQVSPTSMNGLLEEQERPQSTEQPKQNGIPLIHSLSLTHTEFEKDIVQSASIESQSTKIVSNAIETAVQKLAETEKPAAFEPQQCIKSTGKSPSDTPELLESTQVDHQLPEGKEEIWNNGQELQQSQIVKTATVTESAEIHAPVEKTKDMLLTSEVLEDGPNQNSLTIMTSPEDISTESEGLQKSTLELSTSENLTKDPIDIHPPKLREKEVGWIMEITDKHTGQQMCRESEEEQHPLPVEDGKKQKWEDDNCQEATSCDSPQSQNSVAPEALNMC, from the exons ATGCAGCTACAGCTCCTTTGTG ttggACAGACAGAACATTCCAGTGTAACTCTGAAGGAAGAAGCTGAAACTATGGAGACAAGTCCATCTGCTGCAAGCACCAAGGATGGTGTAGATGCTGAGAAAGACGATGACGAGGATGCTAATACAGTTAAACAGTTGCCATCTTTGGAAGAAGATGCAGAAAACCTTGACCAAGCGTCTGAGCCACAGTCTTATGATCTGGgttttaaaaaggtttttaaatTTGTTGGATTCAGATTCAcagtgaagaaggaaaagacaggGAAATCGGAACCAGTTCAGCTGCTTACcgtaaaaaaagaaacacaagtcCTTGAAGGAGCTGGTGATGAAAAAGAAGTCAGCTCAGAAGAAACAGCAATGCCCAAGGATGCACACTGTGCAGAAGACAACACCGAAGACACattgaaaaatgaacaaacagaaCATGAGTCTCCTAAAACACCAGAAACAAATGAGATTTGTTCTGAGTCAGCTGCCTTAGCCACTGATACTGCATCACCATTGAGAAGATTTTTTACTCAGGGATGGAGtgcatttagaaaaaagaagagttttaGGAAGCCTAAAGAAGATGAACTACAGTCCCCTACACAAGAAGAGGAGCAAGAAAAAGAGGGGTCAACATTAACAGCTGAAACCAgtgaaaaggaggagaaatctGAGTTCGAGAAGCAAGATGAAGAAAAGAACATGACAGCAGTAACTACTGAAGTGCATGAGACGGAGCAAACTGATGGTGAAAAACAGGAATCAGAAAAGACTGTGGCAGTCATAGGAGCTGAAGCATGTGAGAAGGAAGAGTTTATCAGGCATAATGAGACGGGACAAAAAGATGATGTAGCAGCAGCAGTTGCTAAAGAAAGCGCGATGgagaaaaaagctgaagaaggTGGTCAAGAAGGGAACCTGGTGGAAGTCTCAGAAGATCTTggtcaaaaggaagaaaaaactgaagaaggagggaaagaaagtgagGTGACAGAGAAACCACTAAAAACAAAGTCAGTGGTACCTGTTATCACTGATAGTGTGAATGGAGAATTGAAAACGTTCTCTGAAGTACTACCTGTGGGAGAAAAACCGGAGTCAACTGGAGTCAAGTGTGAAACAGAGGACAGAAATGAAATAGCCTCTGAAGAGAAACTTGAAGCAGGATCTTTGGCTATTGAAATTTCTAGTGAACAGCTCAAAAAAtctgaagaaggagaaggaaataaaccTTCTCCACTGGGGAAAGAAACTTGTGatgaaaaagcagaggaagcagAATTGAAAATTTCACCCACATCAGAAGACATAACTGGAAAGTTAGACACACAAGGAGAAGCTCAAGATAGAaccacagagaagaaagcaagcaaagagCATGAGACAAAACTGACTCTGGATGCTCCTGCGTTGAAGTCCTTTTCTACTTCTGAATGTTCTGTTGACGCGGAGGATGATCAACGGACAATTAAACCCATTGATGAAGGTCTGCAGGGAAAAACTGGCATAGTTCTGACTGATACTGTCAAACCAGATGAAATAACCACAGAAATAACTCCTGAAGAGGCAGCTGGAAAGAGGCCTCCAGAAGGTATCATAAATGAAGCTGAACTGTTGTCTTCTCAAGAAAAAACTAGACCACAAGGCAGCCCTTTAAAGAAACTCTTTACAGGGACTGGATTAAAAAAACTGTctgggaagaaacaaaaaggcaaaagagaagaaTCTAAGTTAGGGGAACAGGGTGAACCAATTCAACACTTATCAGATTCCCCGGATAGCCCAGAGGAACAGAAGGGGGAGAGTTCTGCTTCTTCTCCTGATGAGATGAATGAAATTCCTTCTTTGGAAAAATCTGCAGATGGAATGCAAGTCACTGAAAATGAAGAAGCTTCAACCTCGGATGTGGAGCGGAAAAGAGAAAGTGTTACAGCCTGGGCATCATTTAAAAAGATGGTGACTCCCAAGAAACGTGTCAGAAGACCTTCTGAAAGtgataaagaagaagaaattgatAAGACAAAGGATGCTGCAGTGTCTGCAACTGAAAATGCTGTTGATGAAAAGCAGGGAGAATTCAAAGAAAATGGGATGGACCAGAAACCAGAGAAAGCCACGGAAGAGCCCAAAAGAAAGGTTGACACCTCTGTGTCCTGGGAAGCTTTTATATGTGTAGGTTCTTCAAAGAAAAGAGCCAGGAGAAAATCATCATCATCTGATGAAGAAACTGAACATAAACTTGCTCAAGAAAGCCAAAAAGTGGAAGAGCCTGGACAGACCAAAGAAACGGTAACAGATGCAATTCTTACTAGCTCTCAGGAGAGTGATCAAGGACAAGGGAATTCTTCCCCAGAACAAGCCGGAAGCCCATCTGAAGGTGAAGGTATTTCAACATGGGAATCCTTTAAAAGGTTAGTCACTCCAAGAAGGAAATCCAAAACCAGAATGGAAGAGAGGACTGAAGACTCTGTGGTGGGATCCAGCCTGGAGCATTCAACATCAGATGGTGAGCCTGGAAAAGATGAATCGTGGGTTCCATTTAGAAAACTGATGCCTAGGCGTAGGAAGAAAAAGTCAGATGGGAAGCCAGAACCAAATAATCTTAAACAAACAAGAGAAGACATGGCAGAAACAGCTGAAGAAGATTCAGATATTCCAGCTGTTGTTCCTTTATCTGAATatgaagcagcagagcaggaaaaaatggaAGCCCAACAAACAAAAGATGCTGAAGTGATGAGAGAACGAACCTCAGAGGAAGAGAGAGCCGAAAAATTAGAGGAGAGCCTGAGAATTGAACAAGGACATGAAGGACTGGTGCACGTGGTTACTGTTACCGTTGTGGAAGGGGAAAGGGCAGTCAGCAGTATTGAAGAAAGGTCACCATCCTGGATATCTGCTGCTCTGACAGAGTGCATTGAGCAggcaaaagaagaggaagagaaggaaactgAGATAACATTTGAATCAGATGTTCTTGTGGAAGAAGCAGTGGTAGCTGCTAAGACAGAGCCAGAGATGAGAAAGGATCAAAGTGACGACACCACAGCAAGTGAGCTAGAGCTAACCTCCGAAGCAGTGACAGCTCTGGAAGAGACAGCAGAAGCTTCCTGTGCTGAAGGAACAATGGAAGTATCCTTTGCTGAGGAGACAACTGAGATGGTTTCTGCTGTTTCACAGTTGTTAGAAACCCCAGATACTACAGAGGAGGTTACACCTGTACAAGAAGTAGAGGCCACTGAACAAAATCTAAAAGAGTTagacaaacaaacacagaaagttCTTCAGGAAGTTGCTGAAAGAGTAAAGTCAGCAGATGCAGCCCAGCTGGTTAGTGAAAGAACCATGACAAAAACTGTAATTACAACAGTGGAAGGAATTGAGTCAGAAGTGAAAGATGATGCTAAAGATGGGCAAGTTGTAGGCCAGGCAACTGTTTTGCTTGACCAGtccttaaaaacagaagaacatAAAGATGACCTCCAGGCACTGGGAAGTGCAGGGAGCATTCAGGATCAAACTGGACTTGAAGGGAGTGTCCTACCAGAAGCTTCTGAGAGAATTGAACTATCTGCTTcaacaaaagaaagcacagaaggaTGTGAAAATGTAGATGTATCAAGAGATGAAAGCCAGTGTCAGACATGTGAGGAACCAGTTGTAGACGACCATGAAGAAATATCAGAAGCTCAGAGAACAGTAGAGGAACCTTCATCAGAAGACAGAGACCCTCAGATTGTCAAAGCAGTCACTCCTGAAGAAGAGCCATTTCCAAAACAGGAGGCTTCAGAACAAGAAAAACTACCCATAACGGATTTTGCAGTAGATGAGACAAGAGATGAATGTATTCCAGACGTGCACACTGCA GTGCAGGACAAGATGGAGGATGAAACCTCTACCTTGGGGCTTCCACCTGAAGAGCCTGTGCAGCTTGAAGGACAGGACAAAACCCTCATGATGGGACCAGAATGCACAGAAGCAGCTGTCACTGTGGTCCCCATGAAACCTGAAAGACAAGATGAAATTCCTGACTTAGACTCCCAAGAGCAAACTTGTACCAAAGGAGCTCCTGGCAAGGCACCTGCCCAgatagaggaaaaagaagatgaTACTGTGCTCCTTGgagaagaaagcacaaaagTTGCTGTTACTGAGGTTCCTCTGCAGAACGAAGTAAAAACCTTTGCCCTTCCTTCAGAAACAACTGGCTCAGAGGCAGCTGCAGATGCTGAGCAGAATGTGAGGGATGGGGATGGCAGGCAGATTAAAGCAAAAGATCCTGTGCCCTTCGTTGAGCCCCagtgcagagaaaaaacaactgaaatccCCTCCCAGAGTGATGAAACTGAGGGTGGGAAAATGGAAGATGCTGTGCCCAAACCTGAAACACACTTAGAGAGGGGTACCCCTGTCACTGAGGCTCCCCTGCAGATCGAAGCAGACAGTGTATCTAATGTATCAGCACGCCCAGATCTCCCTGAAAATGGAAGCACCATCCTCACTGACACAATTCCTAAGAAATGTGAAACACTAAGCAGCTTAGCTGAAGAAGAGACtgtagaaaaagaagaaaaacttctaGAAACCTCCACCTGTCAAGACTTTCAGAAAGAAGATAACAAAAATGAGCACTTGATGGAAAGAGCCAAAGAAGTATTTGAATCCGGAAAAGGGGAGGCTGTGAGAGGTGCTGAATGTTCAAGTGCTGTCCAGCAAGAGGTTTTAACTGTGCAAGAGGAAGGCTCTGACTCAACCTTCCCACAAGCTAAAAGCTTGGAGGCTCTCACTGTGCctgtgcctgcagcagctgcagcagatgaAGAGCACATCATGGCAGAATCTGTGACACCCGCAGACACAACATCTGAAACTGTACAGCCCTTGGCAACCACAGCAGAACAGATGGCTTCAGAAGGGGTCCCAGTTGCTGCTGTTGACTTTTCAGGCTGTGGGACTGCAGAGCTTGGTAGTGCAGGAACACCTGAGCCTCAAGTATCTCCCACTTCTATGAATGGATTGTTAGAGGAGCAAGAGAGGCCCCAGAGTACAGAGCAACCCAAACAAAATGGTATTCCTTTAATTCACAGTCTGTCTCTCACCCACACGGAATTTGAGAAGGACATTGTTCAGTCTGCGAGTATAGAGTCCCAGAGCACTAAAATTGTATCAAACGCCATTGAGACAGCTGTTCAGAAActtgcagaaacagaaaagccagCTGCCTTTGAGCCACAGCAGTGCATTAAGTCCACAGGGAAAAGCCCATCAGATACACCTGAGCTGCTGGAAAGTACGCAGGTGGATCATCAGCTTCCAGAAGGCAAGGAAGAGATATGGAATAATGGACAAGAGCTCCAGCAATCACAAATAGTGAAAACTGCTACAGTAACAGAGTCTGCAGAAATTCATGCACCTgtagaaaagacaaaagacaTGCTGTTAACTTCGGAGGTGCTGGAAGATGGACCAAATCAGAATTCTTTAACAATTATGACTAGCCCTGAAGACATTTCGACGGAAAGTGAGGGACTTCAGAAATCAACACTAGAACTAAGTACTTCAGAAAATTTGACCAAAGACCCCATAGACATACACCCACCTAAATTAAGGGAAAAAGAAGTTGGATGGATTATGGAAATTACAGACAAACATACAGGTCAGCAAATGTGCAGAGAAAGCGAGGAAGAACAACATCCTCTCCCAGtggaagatggaaaaaaacagaaatgggaGGATGATAATTGCCAAGAAGCAACATCTTGTGATAGTCCACAAAGTCAGAACTCAGTGGCTCCTGAGGCCTTGAAT ATGTGCTAA